The Kaustia mangrovi genome has a segment encoding these proteins:
- a CDS encoding TRAP transporter small permease codes for MRMIVDAVDWISRAAAYVAAAILVFMVGHILLEIVLRNLFDTSTFVTAEFVGYGVAAMTYLGLAFSLRTGALIRVNMLLVRLHGPARRAAEMLCVAMTLALTVFLGWYFWRQLARDYTRGTVSYSIAEVPVWIPEGLVFAGIALFGLQLFAYLVRLGLGDPPIAEDVGGE; via the coding sequence ATGCGCATGATCGTGGATGCCGTCGACTGGATATCCAGGGCCGCCGCCTATGTGGCCGCGGCCATCCTGGTGTTCATGGTCGGCCATATCCTCCTCGAGATCGTTCTGCGGAACCTGTTCGACACCTCCACCTTCGTCACCGCGGAGTTCGTGGGCTACGGCGTTGCCGCCATGACCTATCTGGGGCTCGCCTTCAGCCTGCGCACCGGCGCGCTGATCCGGGTCAACATGCTGCTCGTCAGGCTTCACGGGCCGGCGCGGCGGGCCGCGGAGATGCTCTGCGTGGCGATGACGCTCGCGCTGACTGTCTTCCTCGGCTGGTATTTCTGGCGCCAGCTCGCGCGCGACTACACGCGCGGCACGGTGAGCTACTCGATCGCGGAGGTGCCGGTCTGGATCCCGGAGGGGCTGGTCTTCGCCGGCATCGCCCTGTTCGGCCTGCAGCTCTTCGCCTATCTGGTACGCCTCGGTCTCGGCGATCCGCCGATTGCCGAGGATGTCGGCGGGGAATAG
- a CDS encoding TRAP transporter large permease, translating to MEALVTGLVILLFIFFFLGVGTWVFAGLFMVSIAGLMVIAGFPEARIGAIVSKILYRSANSWELAAIPMFVWMGEIVFRTDISERLFRGLAPLVDRIPGGLLHTNVAGCTLFAAVSGSSAATTATVGKITTTELNSRGYDRSLALGSLAGAGSLGLLIPPSIVMIIYGLLAEVSIAQLFAAGILPGLLVSGLYTGYIALRCIADPGLAPPTGERFGWLGRLKAAGDLLPVLVLIVLVLGSIYSGIATPSEAAAVGCAATIVLTLLMRQLTWRIFVDSLMGAVRVSCMVCSILVAAAFLSTAMGYLHVPQNIAAAITRLDLGPYGLIVVLAAFYILLGLFLDGISITVMSLPITLPLIVQAGFDPVWFGVFLVVMVELGQVTPPVGFNLFVLQGLTGRPIGEVARAAVPFFMLMCLAAAILTAFPDIALWLPTVLFRSG from the coding sequence ATGGAAGCGCTCGTCACCGGCCTTGTGATCCTGCTGTTCATCTTCTTCTTCCTGGGGGTCGGCACCTGGGTGTTCGCCGGCCTGTTCATGGTCTCCATCGCCGGCCTCATGGTGATCGCCGGTTTCCCGGAGGCGCGCATCGGGGCCATCGTCTCCAAGATCCTCTACCGCAGCGCCAATTCCTGGGAGCTCGCTGCCATCCCCATGTTCGTGTGGATGGGCGAGATCGTCTTCCGGACCGACATATCGGAGCGGCTGTTCCGGGGGCTCGCGCCCCTCGTCGACCGTATTCCCGGCGGGCTGCTGCACACCAATGTCGCGGGCTGCACGCTGTTTGCCGCCGTCAGCGGATCGAGCGCTGCGACCACCGCGACCGTCGGCAAGATCACCACGACGGAGCTCAATTCGCGCGGCTACGACCGATCGCTGGCGCTCGGCTCGCTGGCCGGGGCGGGCAGCCTCGGCCTGCTCATCCCGCCCTCCATCGTGATGATCATCTACGGGTTGCTCGCGGAAGTCTCCATCGCCCAGCTCTTCGCCGCCGGCATCCTGCCGGGGCTCCTCGTCTCCGGGCTCTATACGGGCTATATCGCGCTGCGCTGCATCGCCGATCCCGGCCTCGCGCCGCCAACCGGGGAACGGTTCGGCTGGCTCGGACGCCTGAAGGCGGCGGGCGACCTCCTGCCCGTGCTCGTGCTGATCGTTCTGGTCCTGGGCTCGATCTATTCCGGCATCGCCACGCCGTCGGAAGCCGCCGCCGTCGGCTGCGCGGCGACCATCGTGCTCACCCTCCTCATGCGCCAGCTCACCTGGCGCATCTTCGTCGATTCGCTCATGGGCGCGGTCAGGGTGTCGTGCATGGTCTGCTCGATCCTCGTCGCCGCCGCCTTCCTGTCGACGGCCATGGGTTACCTGCATGTGCCGCAGAACATCGCGGCGGCCATCACCAGGCTCGATCTCGGCCCCTACGGGCTGATCGTCGTGCTCGCGGCCTTCTACATCCTGCTCGGGCTCTTCCTCGACGGCATCTCGATCACCGTCATGAGCCTGCCGATCACCCTGCCGCTGATCGTCCAGGCGGGGTTCGATCCGGTCTGGTTCGGTGTGTTCCTCGTGGTCATGGTCGAGCTTGGCCAGGTGACGCCGCCCGTCGGTTTCAACCTGTTCGTGCTCCAGGGGCTGACGGGCCGGCCCATCGGCGAAGTCGCCCGCGCCGCCGTGCCGTTCTTCATGCTCATGTGCCTTGCCGCGGCCATCCTGACGGCCTTCCCCGACATCGCCCTGTGGCTGCCGACCGTCCTGTTCCGCAGCGGGTGA
- a CDS encoding DUF1772 domain-containing protein codes for MTLRIVQFLAVVLTALALVPAGAHLFEMPAKLALTQDDYFVVQTIYRGWALFGTVLIGALIANLALTVLLRGTGLHCALAGSAFLLVAATLAIFFTWTYPANRATRNWTVVPENWEALRTQWEYAHAANAVLTFIAVCALVLALVIPRRRA; via the coding sequence ATGACGCTCAGGATCGTGCAGTTTCTCGCCGTCGTCCTCACCGCGCTCGCGCTGGTCCCCGCCGGGGCCCATCTGTTCGAGATGCCGGCGAAGCTCGCGCTGACGCAGGACGACTACTTCGTCGTCCAGACCATCTATCGCGGCTGGGCACTGTTCGGCACCGTGCTGATCGGCGCGCTCATCGCCAATCTGGCCCTGACCGTGCTGTTGCGCGGAACCGGCCTCCACTGCGCGCTCGCCGGATCAGCCTTCCTGCTCGTCGCGGCGACGCTGGCGATCTTCTTCACCTGGACCTATCCGGCGAACCGGGCGACGCGGAACTGGACCGTCGTGCCGGAGAACTGGGAGGCCCTGCGCACACAGTGGGAATATGCCCACGCCGCCAACGCCGTCCTCACCTTCATCGCCGTGTGCGCGCTGGTCCTTGCGCTCGTCATCCCGCGCCGCCGGGCGTGA